In Methanocalculus alkaliphilus, one DNA window encodes the following:
- a CDS encoding CoB--CoM heterodisulfide reductase iron-sulfur subunit A family protein, translated as MADEAKSQKPRVGVYICHCGTNIAGSMDIKELEEYSKEIPNVVLVDEYQYMCSTPGQKKIEEHIKEHNLTGIVVAACSPRLHEPTFRTASKEGGLNPFRFEMANIREQNSWVHMHDRQGATDKAKDALKMAVAKASLLEDLYPKSVPVEHAAMVVGAGVGGIQAALDLASSGIKTYLIEKSPTIGGRMSQLDKTFPTLDCSQCILTPKMVDIDRHPNIEMMTYTEVEKVEGYIGNFDVTLRKKARGVLTPAEAEARGIVGGGCNGCGDCEGVCPVIKPNPFEMGMAPRKAIYIYHAQVVPLIYTVDFDSCVKCNLCVDICGDKKAIDLEQEDEFVTVKVGTAVLAVGYELFPIEKKTEWGYKRYDNVINALEFERLICASGPTGGKVIRPSDGEVPKRVGFVLCAGSRDNTGIGKPYCSRFCCMYSLKHAHQIHEKIPGAQPYIFYMDIRSFGKMYEEFYYRIQDEGAKFIRGRVAKIEEDPITKNLRVITEDTLLGQPVDIELDMVVLASAVQPTAETTHVRNLFGISCSGDGWLLEGHPKLNPCGTTTAGVFLAGVCQGPKDIPDTVAQAEGAAAAASIPIHVGEVELEPYFAMCIDDKCAGCGMCIDQCPYSALALVEKDGREVMQVTEAKCKGCGTCGGFCPGGAIWMQHFTTPQIVAQIDAFLLGGEQ; from the coding sequence ATGGCTGACGAAGCAAAATCACAAAAACCACGAGTTGGTGTATATATCTGTCACTGTGGTACCAACATCGCTGGTTCTATGGACATTAAGGAACTTGAAGAGTATTCCAAAGAAATCCCGAATGTCGTCCTGGTAGATGAATACCAGTACATGTGTTCAACCCCGGGACAGAAGAAGATCGAAGAGCATATCAAAGAGCACAACCTCACCGGCATCGTTGTTGCTGCATGTTCTCCACGTCTTCACGAACCGACATTCAGGACAGCATCCAAAGAGGGTGGACTGAATCCGTTCAGGTTCGAGATGGCAAACATCCGCGAGCAGAACTCATGGGTTCACATGCACGACAGGCAGGGTGCAACCGACAAGGCGAAAGATGCTCTCAAGATGGCAGTTGCCAAGGCATCACTCCTTGAGGATCTCTATCCAAAGTCCGTGCCGGTCGAGCACGCCGCAATGGTCGTCGGAGCAGGTGTCGGAGGTATTCAGGCAGCACTCGATCTTGCAAGCTCAGGGATCAAGACCTATCTTATCGAGAAGTCCCCGACAATCGGCGGCAGGATGTCGCAGCTTGACAAGACATTCCCGACACTCGACTGTTCACAGTGTATCCTGACACCGAAGATGGTGGATATCGACAGGCATCCAAACATCGAGATGATGACCTATACCGAGGTCGAGAAGGTCGAGGGATATATCGGAAACTTCGATGTAACACTCCGGAAGAAGGCACGTGGTGTCCTCACCCCTGCCGAGGCTGAGGCACGCGGCATCGTCGGTGGAGGATGCAACGGGTGTGGCGACTGTGAAGGAGTCTGCCCCGTCATCAAGCCAAACCCGTTCGAGATGGGGATGGCACCACGCAAGGCGATCTATATCTACCACGCACAGGTCGTTCCGCTCATCTATACAGTTGACTTCGACTCCTGTGTGAAGTGTAACCTCTGTGTCGATATCTGTGGCGACAAGAAGGCCATTGATCTTGAACAGGAAGACGAATTTGTCACCGTCAAGGTAGGAACAGCAGTTCTCGCCGTCGGATACGAGCTCTTCCCAATCGAGAAGAAGACCGAGTGGGGATACAAGCGGTATGACAATGTCATCAACGCACTCGAGTTTGAGCGTCTCATCTGCGCATCCGGTCCAACCGGCGGCAAAGTAATCAGGCCAAGCGATGGAGAGGTTCCAAAGAGAGTCGGTTTCGTCCTCTGTGCAGGATCACGTGACAACACCGGCATCGGCAAGCCGTACTGCAGCAGGTTCTGCTGTATGTACTCGCTCAAACACGCCCACCAGATACATGAAAAGATCCCTGGCGCACAGCCATACATCTTCTACATGGATATCCGGTCATTCGGAAAGATGTACGAGGAGTTCTACTACCGTATCCAGGACGAGGGAGCCAAGTTCATCCGTGGACGTGTCGCCAAGATCGAAGAGGATCCGATCACAAAGAACCTCCGTGTCATCACCGAGGACACACTCCTTGGCCAGCCGGTTGATATCGAGCTTGATATGGTTGTTCTTGCATCTGCAGTACAGCCAACAGCAGAGACGACACATGTCAGAAACCTCTTTGGTATCTCATGCTCCGGTGACGGATGGCTCCTTGAAGGCCACCCCAAGCTGAACCCATGCGGTACAACGACAGCAGGTGTCTTCCTTGCAGGTGTCTGCCAGGGACCAAAGGATATCCCTGACACGGTCGCACAGGCAGAAGGAGCAGCGGCAGCAGCATCGATCCCGATCCATGTCGGAGAAGTCGAGCTTGAGCCATACTTCGCCATGTGTATCGATGACAAGTGTGCAGGCTGTGGCATGTGCATCGACCAGTGCCCATACTCAGCACTCGCCCTCGTCGAGAAGGATGGCCGCGAGGTTATGCAGGTGACAGAGGCAAAATGCAAAGGATGCGGTACATGCGGAGGGTTCTGCCCTGGCGGTGCCATCTGGATGCAGCACTTCACCACACCACAGATTGTTGCGCAGATTGATGCGTTCCTCCTTGGAGGTGAACAGTAA
- the hdrB gene encoding CoB--CoM heterodisulfide reductase subunit B, producing the protein MSGKAHQYAFFLGCIAPNRYPGIEAAAIKTSRNVGIDLVPLKGASCCPAPGAFGSIDLKVWMSMAARNLVLAEQMNMDIALICNGCYKSIWEVNHKLKHHDELRDDVNEVLKEIDMEFKGTIDVRHLAEIYYDEAICGVAKLADSVTTPLKGVKIAVHYGCHLIKPRKDREFEVEAVGDTENPMWMEELVGALGAEPVQYRNKMQCCGAGGGVRGYDIAHALDITNEKLINMNEVGVDAITDICPFCQLQFDRGQIEIGEKFGMEWSVPVLHFSELLGLAQGMSPQELALDLHGISCEPFLNKLQ; encoded by the coding sequence ATGTCAGGAAAAGCACATCAATACGCATTCTTCCTTGGATGCATCGCACCAAACCGGTACCCTGGCATTGAGGCAGCAGCCATCAAGACCAGTAGGAACGTTGGTATCGACCTTGTACCTCTCAAAGGAGCATCATGCTGTCCTGCACCAGGTGCATTCGGATCCATCGACCTGAAGGTCTGGATGTCAATGGCAGCACGGAACCTTGTCCTTGCAGAGCAGATGAATATGGATATCGCCCTCATCTGCAACGGCTGTTACAAGTCAATCTGGGAGGTTAACCACAAGCTCAAACACCATGACGAGCTCAGGGACGACGTCAACGAAGTCCTCAAAGAGATCGATATGGAGTTTAAGGGAACCATCGATGTCCGCCACCTTGCTGAGATCTACTATGATGAAGCGATCTGTGGTGTGGCAAAACTCGCCGACAGCGTGACAACACCCCTCAAGGGCGTCAAGATCGCCGTCCACTACGGATGCCACCTCATCAAGCCACGGAAAGACCGTGAGTTTGAGGTCGAGGCTGTCGGAGATACCGAGAACCCGATGTGGATGGAAGAGCTCGTTGGCGCACTTGGTGCAGAGCCGGTCCAGTACCGCAACAAGATGCAGTGCTGTGGCGCAGGCGGCGGTGTCCGTGGATATGATATCGCCCATGCCCTCGACATCACCAACGAGAAGCTGATCAATATGAATGAGGTCGGTGTGGACGCAATAACCGATATCTGCCCATTCTGTCAACTTCAGTTTGACCGTGGCCAGATCGAGATCGGAGAGAAGTTCGGTATGGAATGGTCAGTACCTGTTCTTCACTTCAGTGAGCTGCTCGGCCTTGCACAGGGCATGAGCCCGCAGGAGCTTGCGCTTGATCTCCATGGAATCTCCTGCGAACCATTCCTGAACAAACTCCAGTGA
- a CDS encoding molybdopterin dinucleotide binding domain-containing protein produces MTKITLNLLTGRTIQQGATMEGGKHRKAYTKAAAIIEMTPEDMKRLNVWKNTNVRVFNEFGSVIVKAVVADQGLHPGDAYMPMGPWSNMVVDPNTHSIGMPTFKGVPIEVEVAINEPIYDSLEVVRRACGLKV; encoded by the coding sequence GTGACAAAGATTACATTGAACCTGCTCACCGGACGAACCATTCAGCAGGGAGCAACGATGGAAGGCGGTAAACACAGAAAGGCCTATACAAAGGCCGCCGCCATCATCGAGATGACCCCTGAGGATATGAAGAGACTCAACGTCTGGAAGAACACAAACGTCCGCGTCTTTAACGAGTTTGGCAGCGTCATCGTCAAGGCCGTAGTAGCAGACCAGGGTCTCCACCCTGGCGATGCCTACATGCCGATGGGGCCATGGTCAAACATGGTCGTTGATCCAAACACACACTCAATCGGAATGCCGACCTTCAAGGGCGTACCAATTGAGGTTGAGGTTGCCATCAACGAGCCGATATACGACTCCCTGGAAGTTGTTCGCAGGGCATGCGGACTCAAGGTGTGA
- a CDS encoding hydrogenase iron-sulfur subunit, protein MSDEWKPKIFGIICNWCSYAGADLAGSARTQYPPDIRTVRVMCTGRVDTLFVMKAFIDGADGVLISGCHFGDCHYLEGNYKAAKRMFLMKSVLKNMGLEDKRLRMTFVSASEGAKWAMVVSDVVKTVNELGPSPLKEFGYE, encoded by the coding sequence ATGTCAGACGAGTGGAAGCCAAAGATCTTCGGGATCATCTGCAACTGGTGTTCCTACGCAGGTGCAGACCTGGCAGGAAGTGCACGGACACAGTACCCGCCTGACATCAGGACAGTACGTGTCATGTGTACCGGACGGGTCGATACCCTCTTCGTCATGAAGGCCTTCATCGACGGAGCAGACGGCGTTCTCATCTCAGGATGCCACTTCGGGGACTGCCACTACCTTGAAGGGAACTACAAGGCGGCAAAGAGGATGTTCCTCATGAAGAGTGTCCTCAAGAACATGGGCCTTGAAGACAAGCGGCTCAGAATGACATTCGTCTCAGCTTCTGAGGGAGCAAAGTGGGCAATGGTCGTCAGCGATGTCGTCAAGACAGTCAATGAACTCGGACCAAGCCCGCTGAAGGAGTTCGGATACGAATAG
- the hdrC gene encoding CoB--CoM heterodisulfide reductase subunit C — MAKAKGYSDENLSVRLADRYYRPEESSEDFLKNVEKIGMTVAHMCYQCGTCTGSCPSAPRSSYRIRKFVRRAVLGLENDALTDPDLWLCTTCYSCTDRCPRDIAPTDIIMAMRNLAFKREIVPRNFLNTVQFIYKTGHGVPNNDVNRAARVRLGLEAEPETTAKYPDFIPGIQKILDHYGLKDKADEILAEGQ, encoded by the coding sequence ATGGCAAAAGCAAAAGGTTACTCCGACGAAAACCTGTCTGTCCGGCTCGCCGACAGATACTACCGTCCAGAAGAGTCATCCGAAGACTTCCTCAAGAATGTTGAGAAGATCGGGATGACCGTCGCCCATATGTGCTACCAGTGTGGTACCTGCACAGGGTCATGTCCATCAGCACCGAGGAGCTCCTACCGGATTCGGAAGTTTGTTCGCCGGGCTGTCCTCGGACTTGAAAATGATGCACTGACCGACCCGGATCTCTGGCTCTGCACCACCTGCTACTCATGCACTGACCGGTGCCCCCGTGATATCGCCCCGACCGATATTATCATGGCGATGAGGAATCTGGCATTTAAACGCGAGATTGTTCCACGGAACTTCTTAAACACCGTTCAGTTCATCTATAAGACCGGGCACGGGGTTCCAAATAACGATGTGAACCGTGCAGCCCGTGTCAGACTCGGACTCGAAGCCGAACCTGAGACGACAGCAAAATATCCGGACTTTATCCCAGGAATTCAGAAGATCCTCGACCACTATGGCCTGAAGGACAAAGCTGATGAAATTCTGGCGGAGGGTCAGTAA